DNA from Crocosphaera sp. UHCC 0190:
ATGATAGATCCGACAAACTATTTTTTTGCCAAAGAATCAACTGTTTCTCATCAGTCACCAGGGCTTTTATGCCGCAATTTCTGATAATAAAATCTATTCTTTCCGTGGGTGCAGAGGGATCGAGAGGGACGTAAACCCCTCCCGCCTTTAAAATTCCAAAAATAGCGATAACTGACTCAATCGACTTTTTCAGATAGATTCCCACCGGATCACCTCGGCTGATGCCAGATTTCAGCAGAACATGGGCTAGTTGACTTGAGACAGCCTCTAAACCGCCATAAGTTATCTCACTGCCTTTAGAGATAACGGCCGTTTGCCCTGGAAAGCGATTGGCACTCACTTCCAAAAGCTGCTGTAAAACATAAGGAAGCATAGATAACTTTTTCCTTAAAAAAGCTTAATTTAATGAAATTGTAGGAGTTTCTTCTATAATCATAAGTGTACTCTTAGATAACGTCAATACAAAAAAAGATGTCCAAGAATGTCTCGATTTTAGGAACTCGTGGCATACCAGCAAAATATGGTGGATTTGAAACTTTTGCCCAACGACTTGCGCTCTATCTTGTGAGTAAAGGATGGAAGGTAACTGTCTATTGTCAATCTGAAAACAAAACAGGGGAGGAATTTTGGCATGGAGTCAAACTCGTTCATGTGTCAGTTCCTAAAGTTACCCCTTTAACTTCCATTGTCTTTGACTGGAAGTCTATGGTAAAAGCTGCGAGTGATGAAGGTATGATCCTTGTCCTTGGCTATAACACGGCTATTTTTAGTTTCTGGTGTCGCCTGAAAGGAAAAATCACTGTGATGAATATGGATGGATTAGAATGGAAACGCCAAAAGTGGAAACTCTGGCAAAAAATTTGGCTATATGTTAATGAAAAATGTGGTTGCTGGTTAGCCAATCATCTTATTGCCGATCACCCAGAAATTAAAGCTTATTTGTCAACCATGACTAATGCTCAAAAAATTAGCATTATTCCTTATGGAGCCGAGCCAATTTTGTTAGTAGATGTGAAGATTTTGGAACCTTATCACCTGCTTCCCAATCAGTATATATTACTGATTGCTCGGCCCGAACCAGAAAACTCAATCCTAGAAATTGTCTCGGCATTTTCAAGAAAAAGACGTGGTTTTAAGTTAGTTGTATTAGGTCGCTATGTCCCTGAAGATTTTGCCTATCATAAAAAGGTATTAGAAAGTGCGAGTGAAGAAGTCCTTTTTACCGGTGCTATTTACGAGCGACCAATTGTCGATGCTTTGCGTTTTTACACAAGGTTGTACATTCACGGCCATCAAGTAGGGGGAACGAATCCCTCATTAGTAGAAGCTCTCAGTGCTGGTTCGCCAGTCCTAGCCCATCAGAATCCGTTTAATGGCTGGGTAGCTGGCCAAAAGGCTCATTATTTCAAAGGAGAGGAAGATTGTGCTAAGGAGCTAGAGCAATTACTAAATGATGACCAAGAATTAGAGAGAATGAAAAAAGCTAGTTTTCAGAGATATCATCAAGATTTTGCCAACCAAACAGATTTGCAAGCTTATGAAGATCTATTCCGCTCTTTTGTGAGCTAATTTACTGACAAAAATATTCAAAAATTTTAGTCCGTGTACTCAGTCATGACTACCAATTTAACCAGTAGTAAATTACGTCAATTTTTTGTTGTCGGCAACAGTCGAAGTGGCACGACATTAATGGCTCGTATTTTAGGGAATCATTCTTTAGTATTTACGTTTGAAGAGCTACATTTTTTTGAAGAACTTTGGAGTACAGATCAAAAATTTACTATTGTCTCCCAGTCCCAAGCTCTTAAAATTATGGCTCGTTTATTAACAATTCAACGTCAAGGTTATTTAACTCAGGGAAACCCTACAGATTTTCTTGAAGAAGCTCAAAGTATATTAGAAACATTACCTCAAGATTTGAATTTAACAGATATCTTTCTGGCTTTTTTGGAATATGAATCTTCGCAACATAATAAATCAATTTCTTGTGAACAAACCCCTCGAAATGTGTTGTATATAAAAGAAATTCTTGAATTTTATCCAGAGGCTAGAATTATTAACATGATTCGAGATCCTAGAGATATATTACTATCTCAAAAAAATCGGTGGAAACGTCCATTTTTTTCAAAGACAATCCCTAAAAAAGAAGGAATTCGTTATTGGATTAATTATCATCCTATTACCATTAGTAAATTATGGAATACTAATATTTTAGCATCTGAAAGGTATCGGCACGACCCACGGGTTTATCACCTTCGTTTTGAAGATTTATTATTCCAACCCGAAGAATCTGTTCAAGAAATTTGTCAATTTCTTGAAATTAGTTATGATTCAGAGCTATTAAACGTTCCCCGTGTAGGATCTTCCAATCTCTCAGATAGACCCGATCAAAACACGATAGATTCAGCTAGAGCCGGCAGTTGGATGAAAGGTGGACTAACAGATACAGAAATTTTTATCTGTCAAAAAATTAATCGAGCTTTAATGAATAGAAAGGGGTATGATTTAGTTGTCGCTCATCCCAATCCAGGGTTTTTCTTGGTTGTTTTAATATCATTTCCTCTTAAATTATGTTTCGCTTTACTTTTTAGTTTTAAAAGAATGAAAAACATTAAAGAAACCTTGAAAAGACGTTTGATGACAAACCATTGAAAAGGTGTTATTCTATCAACATAACTTTTTTGAAATCTGTCTGCTAGAAAATCTAAATCAAGATTAAATCTAGGTTATTTATTATCAGAAACTTAAGCAATGGCAAAACAGAAACTATTATTTAGCAATCTCTTAAAAACAGGTACAGGTAGTGGCTGTATAGTGCTTTGTTTAATACCTCTAATGTTACTGTTTTCTGGATTAGCCAGAGCAACTGATATCCTGCCAAATTCTCCAATAAACCTCCAGCAACAGAGAGCAGAAGAGCCACTCGGATCTACTAAGCAGGAAATGTTTTCAAGCTTGCCCCTGTCTCCAGGGGATCTCGTAAAAATTACCATCCCAGGGAAAGGGGGAGAAGATTTTACCGGGCAATATGAGGTTAACCTGGAAGGCAATTTAGAGATTCCCTATTTAGATCCACTTCCTGTGCTTGGAATGCAGCGTGAAGAAGTTGCCAGAAAGCTACAAGCAATTTTGCTAGAAAAGAAATTTTTTCGCCCTGATTTATTGCGTGTCAGCGTGCAAGTTTTGGAATATTCAGCCATCCAAGTAACCGTAACAGGTGAAGTCTTCCAACCAGGACGGTTTTTGATTAACGAGAGAAATACGTCATCAACGACAGCTTCAGTTTTCACCAATGCTCCTGGGGATAATCCTCTCAATCGTTTTTTGACTATAGCCCTACAAGCAGCCGGAGGAGTCAAACCCACTGCCGATCTAAATAAGATTGAGATTGTCAGAAATGGTAAGTCTTTGGGAATAGTTGACATCCAGGGAATTTTAACAGGAGAGTCAGTGGCAGATGTCCCCCTTGTGGCGGGAGATCATATCATTGTTCCTAATGCAGGCAAGTTCCAACAAGCATTAGTACGTCCTTCTCAAATTACTCCTCAACAGATTCCTCTTTATATCTCCAATCTTACAGATCCAACAGAGGGAAGATTGAATGTGCAAGGAAGCCAACAAAACTCAGTTAACTTTACCTATGGAACTCGTTTTTCGCAAGTAGTGATTGCTGCCCAATGTATTGGAGGAAGTGCAGTAAGCAATGCGGCTCGAACTGCGGTATTAGTACGCTCCGAGCCTGCCATTGGATCGGAAAAAACCTTAGCGATAGCGGTGGAAGATTTATTACAACCATCATTAAACGACCAAAAAAATCCCTTTCTTATGCCCTATGATGGTATTGCTTGCTATGACTCCGATGCCGTCAATTTTAGTAATTTTTGGAAGCTTGTAGGGGATGTCGTTGCCCCATTCAGTCCATTCTTGATATTTTTCAATGGTCGTTAATAACAATATGGACAATATTATGGAAACTGTTACTCCCAAAAAAGGTTCATCCCACCGAGGTAGACGATGGGTTTGGTGGTTAAAATATCTTGGAGCATGGGTTCTAAGTAATGCAGTGGTTTGGGGTTTAGTCTGGGCTTACCTAAAACTCCTTCCCCCTACTTACACCACCCAATGGGGACTGATGATTCTCGGACCTGATCCTGGAGTTGATCTTAACTTACAAGAGGTAGGCCAGGCTAGTTCTGATAGTAAAAACCTCAATAGACAACCACCTTATCAAGATGTTAGAAGCGATTATGTCTATATTGCTAATAGTCCTGGCATTTTAGGGAAGGCAGCGAAGTTAGTTAATTTGTCAGTCGATGATTTTGGAGAACCTGATATTACTACTGATGACAATAGTTCGATTATTTCGTTTGAGATGACTGGTGATACCCCAGAACAAGCCAAGCAAAAATCTGAAGTCCTTTATAAGCTATTGATACAAGAAATTAATCGATTAAGAGAAACAGAGCAACAACGGCGAATCCAAGAAACACAAAAAATCTTGGAATCAGCTCGCCAACAGCTTAATGTTTCTAAAAGCAAGCTGGCTAATTATCGCGCTAAAGCTAGCTTGAGTTCCGATGAACAGACTAAGGCACTGGCAACTAATGTTGAAGCTCTACGCCAACAGAAGGCTCAATTGCTTGCACAAGAACAAGCTTTAAATGCCCATCTACAACAATTATCAAAAGATGTGGATTTTTCTGATCTAGAAGTATCTGAGGCTTATATGCTTCAGGCTGATAAAGTCTATCAGCAACAAGTTGAAACCTATGGTCAACTTAATACTGATTTAGCAAATCTTTTATCTGAATTAGGGTCTGAACATCCTCAAGTTTTAGAAAAAAAGAATCAGCTAGATTCTGCTTTAATTGAGTTACAGACACGAGCTAGTCTTCTATTAGGAAAGCAAATTTCTCAGACAGAACTCGTCAAGCTCGCCGCTCTGACTCTCGATCCTAAGCTGACTACAGTTCGGCAAGAACTTTTCCAAGATTTTGTGACTACTAGATCTGAACTGCAAGCTACTGTCGCCCAGTTTCGAGAATTAGATACTCAACTTGATCAGTTAGAGAAAAAATTAAAAGTCTTAACTCAGGAACAGTCTACGATTGATAGCCTTAAAATCGATCTCAATATTGCTGAGGCAATATTTTCAACAACGGTGACTAAATTGGATTTGACCAAGGGGAATATTGATATCATCTATCCACCAGTTCAATTAGTCGGTGGTCCAAATTTACCTGATAAGGATAAACCTACTTCTCCCGATCTGAAAATTGGCTTAGTTGGTGGAGTTGCTGGATCTTTTCTTATAACAGTTGGCTTCATTTTGTACTGGTGGGAAAAACACAGTCCCTACAGTTTCTACGGAAAGCAATCTTGGACTAACGAGATGCAGGAAACAAATGAAGAGGAAGAAAAGGGTTAGGAGGAATAATAATGGAACAAAAACCGGAAATATATTAAAATAAAAATCAAGAATCTAAACTATAATTATTGAAGAGTAACAGTGATAGCATGATAGACTTTTCTTGGACTGAAGAACAACGTCAATTACAGCAAAAAATCCTTGAATTTTCTCGTCAAGAACTCAATAGTAATTTAATAGACTTAGATGCCCAAGAGGCCTTTAATTGGGAGGGGTGGAGAAAATGCGGGAGCTTGAAAATTCAGGGATTGCCAATTCCCAAAGAGTATGGGGGAATGGGTGCAGATATCTTGACGACTATATATGCTTTAGAAGCATTAGGTTTAGGATGTAAAGATAATGGTCTGATTTTTGCAATCAATGCCCATTTATGGGCTTGCTCACTGCCAATTTTAACTTTTGGCAATGCAGAACAGAAACAAAAATATTTGCCCCAACTTTGTCAAGGTGAACTGATAGGAGGCCATGCTATTAGTGAACCAGAAGCAGGATCAGATGTTTATAATCTTAAAACAGTCGCCCAAAAACGAGACGACAAATATATTTTAAATGGGGTTAAAAATTGGGTTACTAATGGACCAGTTTCAAATCTTTACATTGTTTTTGCCACTGTCGATCCATCTAAGGGAAAGTCAGGAATAAGTGGTTTTATTGTCGAAGCAAACTTGCCAGGTTGTACCTTAAAACGAAAAATCTCTAAAATGGGATTACGGACTACTCAATTAGGGGAATTAGTCTTAGAAGATTGTGAAGTTCCTGCGGAAAATTTACTCGGTAAAGAAGGTGGAGGAATGGCTATTTTTACCCATAGTATGGAATGGGAAAGAGGATTTATTCTGTCTAGTGCCATTGGAACGATGGAACGATTACTCACAACTTGTGTTGACTATGCTAAGAAACGAAAACAATTTGGTCAATCTATTGGCAAATTTCAATTAGTTTCTACCAAGCTAGTTGATATGAAGCTAAGACTGGAAACTTCCAGAACCTTGCTTTATAAAGTAGGATGGTTAAAAAAAATGGGTAAGTCTATTTTGATGGAAGCAGCAATGACAAAATTATATATTAGCGAGTCTTGGGTGCAATCTTGTTTAGATGCTATTCAAATTTATGGCGGTTATGGATATTTAACCGAATTTGAAATTGAACGAGAATTAAGAGATGCTCTGGGAAGTAAATTATATTCAGGAACTTCAGAGATTCAACGCCATATTATTGCTCAATTCATGGGACTCGGACGATGAAACAAACTTTATTAGTCGAAATAGATGATGCGCGTCCTCACCGTTTTTTTATTAAGGTAGTCATCAGCGAAAAAGAAGATTAAGTGAAGCTTAAGTTATGAAAAGGTTAAGAAAATAACAACCAAAAATAAATCTTAAGAATCCTATGTTTTAGATATTTTAGCCTTAAAAAAGAGAGGTGAAAAATCATCAAATTAAAACGAATATGCCATTGTCTTTAGTTCCCAACCCTGTTAAACAGTTTACCTTAAGTATTATTCCAGCTACCTTGATTTTAGGAGCCTTTGGAACTTCAGTTAACGCCTTAGATCTTACCCGTTTAGGTAGTTTTGAAACGGGACAAGCACAAGGCTCAGAAATTGCAGCTTATGATCCAACAAGTCAAAGATTATTTGTTACTAATGGAGCGAATAATCGCTTAGATATTATCAGTATTAGTGATCCAAGAAATCCCACAAAATTCGGTGAAATTGATCTTTCCCTTTTTGGAGGGGGTGTCAATAGTGTTGCTGTAAAAAATGGTGTTGTGGCCGCAGCAGTTCAAGCAAATATAATCACTGATCCTGGTACAGTTGCCTTTTTTAATGTTAATGGAAATCCCCTTAATAGTGTTACAGTAGGGGCATTGCCAGATATGTTAACTTTTACCCTAGATGGGTTGAAAGTTTTGGTTGCTAATGAAGGAGAACCCAATGAAGATTATACCATTGATCCAGTAGGATCAGTTAGTATTATTGATTTATCCAATGGAGTGCTTAATGCAACGGTAAATACTGCAGGTTTTAGTGCTTTCAACAGTGGAAATCTTGATCCTAATGTGCGTATTTTTGGCCCAGGTGCCAGTATAGAACAAGATTTAGAACCAGAGTATATAGCACTTTCTCCTGATGGTCAAAAAGCTTTTATCACTCTCCAAGAAAATAATGCTGTTGCAACTCTTGATCTTGCTAGTGGGACTATTACTGACATTGTAGCACTTGGTTTTAAAGATCACAGTTTACCAGGCAATGGTTTAGACGCTAGTGATAGAGATGGCCCTGGTAATAATGGTCGTATTAATATCCAAAATTGGCCGGTTTTTGGGATGTATCAACCCGATGGCATTAGTGCTTTTCAAGTTGGTAATCAAACCTATTATATCACCGCCAATGAAGGAGATGCCCGTGTTCGTCCCACAGGTGATAATATTTTACCTCCTCCGAATGATGGAGAAGGTGACATTTTTAACGAAGAAGTAAGAGTTAACAGTATTACCCTTGATCCCACTGCTTTTCCTAATGCTGCCATATTACAAGATAATGACAATTTAGGTCGTCTTACTATTACCAATACTCTGGGAGATACTGATGGAGATGGAGATTTTGATCAGCTTTATGCCTTTGGTGGTCGTTCATTTTCAATTTGGGATGATCAAGGTAATTTAGTCTTTGATAGTGGGGATGATTTTGAACAAATTACCGCCTCTTTGTTTCCCTCAATTTTTAATGCTAACCGAGATGCAACCCCCGATAGTTTTGATAGTCGCAGTGATAATAAAGGGCCTGAACCCGAAGGAGTTGCAATAGGACAAATTGGAAATCGTCTCTATGGTTTTATCGGTTTAGAACGCATTGGGGGCTTTATGGTTTATGATATTACCGACCCGACTAATCCTCTATTTGTTAAATACCAAAATGACACGGCATTAGGGGATCTTAGTCCTGAAGGGGTATTATTTATCTCCCCTGAAGATAGTCCCACAGGTCAATCTTTGTTAGTGTTAACCAATGAAGAAAGTGGTAATACGTCTATTTATTCAGTAAGTACCCCGGAACCTGCTTCTATTTTAGGGTTAATGATGGTTGGTTTAATGGGGGGTTTAAGTCGTAAATTTTCCCGTAAGTCTTCATAAAAAAAGGACTTAGGCAACGCCTCTAGATATTGAGTGTTTTGGAAGGGTCAATTCATGAATTGACCCTTACTCTATCTATTATAAAACTTCCTCAAAAGCTGATCCTGATGCAGCCAAAACGAACACCGTTGTCGGTAAATTTTTTGTCCATTGTTGCAACTTTTCATAGGTTTGCATAAAAAGATGGCCCGGAGTAGGCATTCCCAAAAAAATGAAATCTGCACCCGCAGAAGATTGTTTGAGAATGGTGGCAAAGGTGCGTCCATCGGCCAAAATCACCTCAGACAATGCCCCAATCCGTAATTCTTGGGCTAATTTATCCAAATTATTTTTGGCTTCGATGACTGCACTTTCATCCATTACGACCAATTTTAGATAAATTTCCCCTCGTTGCCACTGGGGATTAGAACG
Protein-coding regions in this window:
- a CDS encoding sulfotransferase, encoding MTTNLTSSKLRQFFVVGNSRSGTTLMARILGNHSLVFTFEELHFFEELWSTDQKFTIVSQSQALKIMARLLTIQRQGYLTQGNPTDFLEEAQSILETLPQDLNLTDIFLAFLEYESSQHNKSISCEQTPRNVLYIKEILEFYPEARIINMIRDPRDILLSQKNRWKRPFFSKTIPKKEGIRYWINYHPITISKLWNTNILASERYRHDPRVYHLRFEDLLFQPEESVQEICQFLEISYDSELLNVPRVGSSNLSDRPDQNTIDSARAGSWMKGGLTDTEIFICQKINRALMNRKGYDLVVAHPNPGFFLVVLISFPLKLCFALLFSFKRMKNIKETLKRRLMTNH
- a CDS encoding DUF1972 domain-containing protein, translated to MSKNVSILGTRGIPAKYGGFETFAQRLALYLVSKGWKVTVYCQSENKTGEEFWHGVKLVHVSVPKVTPLTSIVFDWKSMVKAASDEGMILVLGYNTAIFSFWCRLKGKITVMNMDGLEWKRQKWKLWQKIWLYVNEKCGCWLANHLIADHPEIKAYLSTMTNAQKISIIPYGAEPILLVDVKILEPYHLLPNQYILLIARPEPENSILEIVSAFSRKRRGFKLVVLGRYVPEDFAYHKKVLESASEEVLFTGAIYERPIVDALRFYTRLYIHGHQVGGTNPSLVEALSAGSPVLAHQNPFNGWVAGQKAHYFKGEEDCAKELEQLLNDDQELERMKKASFQRYHQDFANQTDLQAYEDLFRSFVS
- a CDS encoding choice-of-anchor I family protein; the protein is MPLSLVPNPVKQFTLSIIPATLILGAFGTSVNALDLTRLGSFETGQAQGSEIAAYDPTSQRLFVTNGANNRLDIISISDPRNPTKFGEIDLSLFGGGVNSVAVKNGVVAAAVQANIITDPGTVAFFNVNGNPLNSVTVGALPDMLTFTLDGLKVLVANEGEPNEDYTIDPVGSVSIIDLSNGVLNATVNTAGFSAFNSGNLDPNVRIFGPGASIEQDLEPEYIALSPDGQKAFITLQENNAVATLDLASGTITDIVALGFKDHSLPGNGLDASDRDGPGNNGRINIQNWPVFGMYQPDGISAFQVGNQTYYITANEGDARVRPTGDNILPPPNDGEGDIFNEEVRVNSITLDPTAFPNAAILQDNDNLGRLTITNTLGDTDGDGDFDQLYAFGGRSFSIWDDQGNLVFDSGDDFEQITASLFPSIFNANRDATPDSFDSRSDNKGPEPEGVAIGQIGNRLYGFIGLERIGGFMVYDITDPTNPLFVKYQNDTALGDLSPEGVLFISPEDSPTGQSLLVLTNEESGNTSIYSVSTPEPASILGLMMVGLMGGLSRKFSRKSS
- a CDS encoding acyl-CoA dehydrogenase family protein, producing MIDFSWTEEQRQLQQKILEFSRQELNSNLIDLDAQEAFNWEGWRKCGSLKIQGLPIPKEYGGMGADILTTIYALEALGLGCKDNGLIFAINAHLWACSLPILTFGNAEQKQKYLPQLCQGELIGGHAISEPEAGSDVYNLKTVAQKRDDKYILNGVKNWVTNGPVSNLYIVFATVDPSKGKSGISGFIVEANLPGCTLKRKISKMGLRTTQLGELVLEDCEVPAENLLGKEGGGMAIFTHSMEWERGFILSSAIGTMERLLTTCVDYAKKRKQFGQSIGKFQLVSTKLVDMKLRLETSRTLLYKVGWLKKMGKSILMEAAMTKLYISESWVQSCLDAIQIYGGYGYLTEFEIERELRDALGSKLYSGTSEIQRHIIAQFMGLGR
- a CDS encoding polysaccharide biosynthesis/export family protein translates to MAKQKLLFSNLLKTGTGSGCIVLCLIPLMLLFSGLARATDILPNSPINLQQQRAEEPLGSTKQEMFSSLPLSPGDLVKITIPGKGGEDFTGQYEVNLEGNLEIPYLDPLPVLGMQREEVARKLQAILLEKKFFRPDLLRVSVQVLEYSAIQVTVTGEVFQPGRFLINERNTSSTTASVFTNAPGDNPLNRFLTIALQAAGGVKPTADLNKIEIVRNGKSLGIVDIQGILTGESVADVPLVAGDHIIVPNAGKFQQALVRPSQITPQQIPLYISNLTDPTEGRLNVQGSQQNSVNFTYGTRFSQVVIAAQCIGGSAVSNAARTAVLVRSEPAIGSEKTLAIAVEDLLQPSLNDQKNPFLMPYDGIACYDSDAVNFSNFWKLVGDVVAPFSPFLIFFNGR